A region from the Pseudomonas sp. KU26590 genome encodes:
- a CDS encoding MarR family winged helix-turn-helix transcriptional regulator, whose translation MVQKITPGLGELLRLVSEKVEQGAEAHYRLMGLRYRARYTPVLRAIQVGADSVTAITACTHLTQGAISQTVNAMEADGLIRRVPLADGRKSRLELTPHGAGLVETLTRHWETTFAVIEELEMEIGHPLRSVLEDTASALTRLDFSERLGRMKARQD comes from the coding sequence ATGGTTCAGAAAATAACGCCCGGCCTGGGTGAGCTACTCAGATTGGTGTCTGAAAAGGTCGAGCAGGGCGCAGAGGCTCACTATCGGCTCATGGGCCTGCGTTATCGAGCACGCTACACACCCGTCCTGCGAGCGATCCAGGTGGGCGCCGACAGCGTGACTGCGATTACCGCCTGCACTCATTTAACCCAGGGTGCGATTAGCCAGACGGTCAATGCCATGGAAGCAGATGGCCTTATTCGTCGCGTCCCGCTGGCGGACGGCAGAAAAAGCCGGCTTGAACTCACCCCTCACGGCGCCGGCCTGGTCGAAACACTGACCCGTCATTGGGAGACGACTTTTGCGGTGATCGAGGAGCTGGAAATGGAAATCGGCCATCCACTGCGAAGCGTTTTGGAAGACACGGCCAGCGCGTTGACGCGGCTCGATTTTTCGGAGCGGCTTGGGCGAATGAAGGCCCGCCAAGATTAA
- a CDS encoding DEAD/DEAH box helicase encodes MFSQFALHERLLKAVAELNFVEPTPVQTAAIPLALEGHDLRVTAQTGSGKTAAFVLPMLNRLMGPAKVRVDIRAVILLPTRELAQQTLKEVERFSQFTFIKAGLITGGEDFKVQAAMLRKVPDILIGTPGRLLEQLNAGNLDLKQVELLVLDEADRMLDMGFAEDVERLAGECSNREQTMLFSATTGGSGLREMIGKVLKDPQHLQVNSVSELAPGTRQQIITADHNVHKEQVLNWLLANETYQKAIIFTNTRAMADRIYGRLVALEYKAFVLHGDKDQKDRKLAIDRLKQGGVKILVATDVAARGLDVDGLDMVINFDMPRTGDDYVHRIGRTGRAGGEGLAISLITHGDWNLMSSIERYLKQKFERRTIKEVKGTYTGPKKVKASGKAVGVKKKKTDGKGDKKGDKKKAVAKGPTKRKSVNRPKAEPLVSQDGMAPLKKRVTRPPVAE; translated from the coding sequence GTGTTCTCCCAATTCGCCCTGCACGAACGCCTGCTAAAAGCCGTGGCCGAACTCAATTTCGTCGAGCCTACGCCTGTGCAAACAGCGGCCATTCCGCTGGCGCTGGAAGGACACGATCTACGGGTGACGGCGCAGACCGGCAGCGGCAAGACTGCCGCGTTCGTATTACCGATGCTCAATCGCCTGATGGGCCCGGCCAAGGTTCGCGTCGACATCCGCGCCGTGATCCTGCTGCCGACTCGTGAGCTGGCCCAGCAGACGCTCAAGGAAGTGGAGCGTTTCTCCCAGTTCACGTTCATCAAGGCCGGCCTGATCACCGGCGGCGAAGACTTCAAGGTCCAGGCCGCCATGCTGCGCAAGGTCCCGGACATCCTGATCGGTACGCCGGGCCGCCTGCTGGAGCAACTCAACGCAGGCAACCTCGACCTCAAGCAGGTTGAACTGCTGGTCCTCGACGAAGCCGACCGCATGCTCGACATGGGTTTTGCCGAAGACGTCGAGCGTCTGGCCGGCGAGTGTTCCAATCGTGAGCAGACCATGCTGTTCTCGGCCACCACCGGTGGTTCGGGCTTGCGCGAAATGATCGGCAAAGTCCTGAAAGACCCGCAGCACCTGCAGGTCAACAGCGTCAGCGAGCTGGCTCCGGGCACCCGTCAGCAGATCATCACCGCCGACCACAACGTGCACAAAGAGCAGGTCCTCAACTGGCTGCTGGCCAACGAGACCTACCAGAAAGCCATTATCTTCACCAACACCCGCGCCATGGCAGACCGCATTTACGGCCGTCTTGTGGCACTCGAGTACAAAGCCTTCGTGCTGCACGGCGACAAAGACCAGAAGGACCGCAAGCTGGCGATTGATCGTCTGAAGCAGGGCGGCGTGAAGATCCTGGTGGCGACCGATGTCGCGGCCCGTGGTCTGGACGTTGACGGCCTGGACATGGTCATCAACTTCGACATGCCGCGTACCGGTGACGACTACGTTCACCGTATTGGCCGCACCGGCCGTGCGGGTGGCGAAGGTCTGGCGATCTCGCTGATCACCCACGGTGACTGGAACCTGATGTCCAGCATCGAGCGTTACCTGAAACAGAAGTTCGAGCGCCGCACGATCAAGGAAGTCAAAGGCACCTACACCGGGCCGAAAAAGGTCAAGGCGTCGGGCAAGGCTGTCGGCGTGAAGAAGAAAAAAACCGATGGCAAAGGTGACAAGAAGGGCGACAAAAAGAAAGCCGTCGCCAAGGGCCCGACCAAACGCAAGTCGGTAAACCGTCCGAAGGCCGAGCCTTTGGTCAGCCAGGACGGGATGGCGCCGCTGAAAAAGCGCGTAACGCGTCCGCCGGTCGCTGAATAA
- a CDS encoding transcriptional regulator, whose protein sequence is MSKRYDWDLIERLLHDVQNSVANADASEASAAGLNALLLERGFIAAHMSGAGGKGEGVSLAPRGASLLAMIDSSIPGNDHPRQVLDEQADALDPETFDEVAAKAQIA, encoded by the coding sequence ATGTCTAAACGATACGACTGGGACCTGATCGAGCGCCTGTTGCACGACGTGCAAAACAGCGTCGCAAACGCCGATGCATCAGAGGCGTCTGCCGCAGGATTGAACGCGTTGTTGCTCGAGCGTGGCTTCATTGCCGCCCACATGAGCGGCGCAGGCGGGAAGGGCGAAGGCGTTAGCCTCGCCCCACGGGGCGCGAGCTTGCTGGCGATGATCGACAGCAGCATCCCGGGCAACGACCATCCGCGTCAGGTACTGGATGAACAGGCCGATGCGCTGGATCCGGAGACCTTTGACGAGGTGGCCGCCAAGGCGCAGATCGCCTGA
- a CDS encoding mechanosensitive ion channel family protein, whose product MDTHSLWLRAQEIWTLLENQPMLRTITGLLLLLVAAFALGRLARWMILYAMKALSRQPSLFWLHDFLHNKVFHRLAQVTPSVVIQFGLNLVPNLSNAANHVLGNIALAFTILFLMLTVGALLNALLDIYARTEHARTRSIKGYVQLTKMILYVFAGIIIVATLIDRSPLLLLSGLGAMSAVILLVYKDTLLSFVASVQLTSNDMLRVGDWIEMPQVGADGDVVDITLHTVKVQNFDKTIVSIPTWRLMSESFKNWRGMQQSGGRRIKRSLFIDASGVRFVSDEEEQKLTQVRLLTDYMGRKKAELKAWNQAQGNVAEMSANRRRITNIGTFRAYALAYLKSHVDIHPDMTCMVRQMEATAQGVPLEIYCFTRTTSWGDYERIQGDIFDYLLAVLPEFGLGVYQQPSGADLRMGLAKMSSNDSAQLPVASRPEVATPVKIPLRGSEHL is encoded by the coding sequence ATGGACACCCATTCGCTTTGGCTACGCGCCCAGGAAATCTGGACGCTGCTGGAAAACCAGCCAATGCTGCGCACGATCACCGGTTTGCTGTTGCTGCTCGTCGCTGCTTTCGCGCTCGGGCGGCTGGCGCGATGGATGATCCTCTACGCCATGAAGGCGCTGAGCCGCCAGCCGTCGCTGTTCTGGCTTCACGATTTTCTGCACAACAAAGTCTTCCATCGACTGGCCCAGGTCACGCCCTCGGTGGTGATTCAATTCGGGCTTAACCTGGTCCCGAACCTCAGCAATGCTGCCAATCACGTGCTCGGCAATATCGCGCTGGCGTTCACCATTCTCTTTCTCATGCTCACCGTCGGCGCGCTGCTCAACGCGTTGCTGGACATCTACGCGCGCACCGAGCACGCCCGCACCCGCTCGATCAAGGGCTACGTGCAGCTGACGAAAATGATCCTGTACGTGTTCGCGGGCATCATCATCGTCGCCACGCTGATCGACCGCTCGCCGTTATTGCTGCTCTCGGGGCTCGGCGCGATGTCGGCGGTGATTCTGCTGGTCTACAAGGACACTCTGCTGTCCTTCGTCGCCAGCGTGCAACTGACTAGCAACGACATGCTGCGCGTCGGCGACTGGATCGAAATGCCGCAGGTTGGCGCCGACGGCGACGTGGTGGACATCACCCTGCACACCGTCAAGGTGCAGAATTTCGACAAGACCATCGTCTCGATCCCGACCTGGCGCCTGATGTCCGAGTCGTTCAAAAACTGGCGCGGCATGCAGCAGTCCGGCGGGCGCCGGATCAAGCGCAGCCTGTTCATAGATGCCAGCGGCGTGCGGTTCGTTTCCGATGAAGAAGAACAGAAGCTGACCCAGGTTCGCCTGCTGACCGACTACATGGGCCGCAAGAAAGCCGAGCTCAAGGCGTGGAATCAAGCCCAGGGCAACGTCGCCGAGATGTCGGCCAATCGTCGGCGCATCACCAACATCGGCACGTTCCGCGCCTACGCGCTGGCTTACCTGAAAAGCCACGTTGATATTCACCCGGACATGACCTGCATGGTCCGCCAGATGGAAGCCACGGCCCAAGGCGTTCCGCTGGAAATCTACTGCTTTACCCGCACGACCAGTTGGGGTGACTACGAGCGCATTCAGGGGGATATCTTCGATTACCTGCTGGCCGTGCTGCCGGAGTTTGGACTGGGGGTTTATCAACAGCCAAGCGGGGCGGATTTGCGGATGGGGTTGGCGAAGATGTCGTCGAATGACAGTGCGCAATTGCCAGTGGCATCCAGGCCGGAAGTGGCAACGCCAGTCAAAATCCCTCTGCGCGGATCGGAACATTTATGA
- a CDS encoding PrpF domain-containing protein: protein MSNDNAFSLAGSGLTLRRHSGVLEIPVHYMRGGTSTGIVVWEALLPQDESLRAELLRHLMGVPQAGAERGNRQITGLGRGPATSNKVFLMGVEQTANGVRLISTLAQLASDHADIDWSVNCGNMSSALPLWAIDAGLCQLPPGQTCEIEIKNTNTGVLTIARMKRDEHSHFATAEIPGVTGAFPSVDLFLQSPVGNKTGALLPTGAVMDVIAGHEVSCVDVAVPMVIAQASSFGKTGHEPIAELEADLPFMEALREVWIEAGLKMRLRRRDGELMSRAEIERSETIPKVCIVGAPRNGGNIAVRYFTPQTGHASMAVSGGCCLAAACLIPGTTAHRLATGIAALGTEFADVEVSIENPAGRLDATVVAALEDGEINITSAAYRRSAQILMRGYVPLYRASAELASALSERMPSNDVPSASFFNGT from the coding sequence GTGTCTAACGACAATGCGTTTTCTCTAGCTGGATCTGGATTAACCCTTCGGCGTCATTCAGGCGTCCTGGAAATACCCGTGCATTACATGCGTGGCGGGACGTCGACAGGCATCGTGGTCTGGGAGGCGCTTCTGCCCCAGGACGAGTCCCTGCGCGCTGAACTCCTGCGACATTTGATGGGCGTCCCGCAGGCCGGTGCCGAACGAGGCAACCGCCAGATAACGGGGCTCGGACGCGGACCCGCGACCAGTAACAAGGTGTTCCTGATGGGGGTCGAGCAGACAGCCAATGGCGTACGCCTGATCAGTACACTCGCCCAACTGGCCAGCGATCATGCTGATATCGATTGGAGCGTCAACTGCGGAAACATGTCCAGCGCCCTGCCGTTGTGGGCGATCGATGCCGGTTTGTGCCAATTGCCACCGGGTCAGACCTGCGAAATCGAGATAAAGAACACCAACACGGGCGTGCTGACCATCGCGCGAATGAAACGCGATGAACACAGCCATTTCGCCACCGCTGAAATTCCTGGAGTGACGGGCGCCTTTCCCAGCGTCGATCTGTTCTTGCAGTCGCCTGTTGGCAACAAGACCGGGGCGCTGCTACCCACAGGCGCGGTGATGGATGTCATCGCAGGGCATGAGGTGTCGTGCGTCGACGTGGCGGTGCCAATGGTCATTGCTCAGGCAAGCAGCTTCGGTAAAACGGGCCACGAACCCATCGCCGAGCTTGAAGCCGATCTGCCCTTCATGGAAGCGCTGCGAGAGGTGTGGATTGAAGCGGGCTTGAAGATGCGTCTGCGCCGCAGGGACGGTGAATTGATGAGTCGTGCCGAAATCGAGCGCAGCGAAACCATTCCGAAAGTGTGCATCGTTGGCGCGCCTCGCAATGGCGGCAATATCGCGGTTCGTTACTTCACCCCCCAGACCGGGCATGCGTCGATGGCCGTCTCGGGCGGTTGCTGTCTGGCGGCAGCCTGCTTGATACCAGGCACTACCGCGCACCGATTGGCGACTGGAATTGCTGCCTTGGGCACTGAGTTCGCCGATGTGGAGGTCAGTATCGAAAACCCCGCCGGGCGTTTGGACGCTACGGTGGTGGCTGCGCTGGAAGACGGCGAAATCAACATAACCAGCGCGGCCTACCGTCGGAGTGCGCA